The window TCTGGCGCGGCCCTCTTCGGTGGCCATAATGTACATAGCCTCCTCATGGTCCAGCGCCTTTTTATAGGAGCGAATCGTTCGTAAGGCATCATAGACATCAGCCACAGCCATAATTCTTCCTGCCAAGGGAATATCATCGCCCTTCAGGCCTCGGGGATAGCCGCTGCCGTCATGCTTCTCATGATGACTGCCCACCATGTCTCGGGCGCATTCCAAAAAGGCCATAGGTTCCCCAGCCATTTTGCTCAGCTTATCAATGACCTCTTCGCCATAGATCGTGTGTTTCTTCATTTCCGCAAACTCTTCGGCGGTCAAACGCCCTTCCTTCAGAAGGATGGAGTCGCGAATTGCCACTTTCCCGATGTCATGAAGAGGAGCTGTCTTATAGAGAAGGACGATATAATCTTCAGTGAGAATATCGGAGAACTTACCCATGTCAAACAGGACTTCAGCTAGTGCTTTGACAAAAAAACGGGTGCGGTTGATATGCCCGCCAGTATTGGCATCCCTATGCTCGGCCAACTCCCCCATAGCCAGAATGGTGATATCTTTAAGAAGAGTTGTTTCTCTGGTTCGGTCGAGTACTTTTTGCTCCAAGCTCACCCGATAACTGTGCAGCTCAAGATGATTGCGGACCCGGGAACGCAATTCAATCCCGTGGAAAGGTTTGGTGATATAATCCACACCGCCCAGCTCAAAGCCCTTAGCCACATCTTCCGGCTCTGATCTGGCGGTCAGAAAAATAACAGGAGTCGCATGGGTCTCCGGCATGCTCCGTAACTCCTGCATGGTTTCAAAACCGTTCATCCCCGGCATCATCACATCCATAAGGATCAGGTCAGGAAGACGCTTCTTGATCCTCGCTAAAGCCTGCTCCCCAGAGGTGGCATAGGCAAATTCAAGATCCAGGCCTTTTAGGTGAGAGAGGGCAATCTGGATATTCTCTGGCACATCATCAACAACTAAAACCAGGGGTTTATTGGGTTGACGTCTCATCTCTCTTTCCTTGCTATAGTCTCCAGGACGGCCAAATAATGATCCACTCCCTGAATATCAAGATGTAGAGCAGCCTGTTGTATTTTTTCGCCCATTTCCAGCAAGGCCAACGAGTGAACCTGCTGCCCTTGCTCCTGCATCATCTCGCCAAGTTCCGAGGCAACATCAAGACTCCCGCTCATCTCTGCCTCTCTGTACAGCTCATCAAGTTCTTCGTTCCAGAAGAGTGCTATCTGGTTAGGATCTGGAACCGATTCCTTAGTTTTTCCATCAGCAACGCAAACGGTATCCGGCGTGACCTGAATATACTTGTCAACAATGCGGCGCAGATCACGGAGATGGAAAGGCTTCCCAAGAAAATCATCAAAGAGCGGTTTAATTAATTTATTCTCCAGCATCATCCCGGTCATAACAATAACCGGGATATGTTGGGTTCGTGGATCATTGCGTAGATATTGGGTGATCTCGCGACCATCACTTCCTCCCAGGTTTAGATCCATCAGGATCAAATCCGGTCGTTGCTGAAAGGCATGCTCCAGGCATTTCTCCCGGTTGGTCGCCTCAAGCACCCTGATCGCTGTCCCAGTAAAGTATATTTTAACAAGATGGGACATCTCCGGCATATCATCAACAACGAGAATGACAGGGTGTTTTTTTCTTTTCACCTGAGGACACTGAGGCTCTTCCCCGCGCTTCTCAGAAACTCTTTCCTCATCAGTTACAGCAGCCAGCAGGGTGAAGCTGAAGGTACTTCCCTTGCCTCTCACGCTCTCCAGGCTGACTTCTCCTCCCATGATCTGGGCTAGGCGGGCACTGAGGGTTAAGCCGAGACATTTCCCGTCGTGAATTGTGACAGTTTCTTTTTGCTGGGCTATCAGCTCAAGAAGAGTTTCCTGCTCCTGCGCGCTCATCCCTCTGCCGGTATCTGTGATACGGAAGCTTATCTCGTGCCATGCAGCTCTTTTCTTACTCCCAGTTACAGAGAGGGTAATACTGCCTGCATCTGTGTATTTAATGGCATTACTTATAAGGTTACTAAGAATCTGGCGACAATGATTGGCATCAAGGATGTAATGTTCCGGGAGGGTAGGATCAACCTGATAGGTAAATTCAAGATGTTTCCCCTTGGCCTGATCAGCAAACAGCTCATGAAGCTGTTCAATTGCCACGCGCAGATTTACTGTGGACTTGAGCAGGCGGACTTTACCGGTTTCTAGCTTGGAAAGTTCGACGATATCATTAACGATACTGATGAGGTGGGCGCTATTTTTCTTAATAATTTCTACATGGCGCTGTTGCTGTTCGCCAAGGCTTGATTCGGCAAGCATCTCAGCATACCCGACAATGGCGTTCATCGGAGTGCGGATCTCATGATTGATATTGGCAATGAACTGGCGTTTTCTTTGATTGGCCTTTTCGATCTCTTTTTCTGCCTCACGCCGTTCTTCTGTCAGGGTCCGTCCTTCGATCTTATGACTTATACTGGCAATAACTTCTCGTTTGCCATCAACAACATGGGCTAAGGTGTGCTCGACCGGAAAACAGTCCCCATTTTCTCCGATCAACTGACCGCGAAAAGTGCAGGTGTCGTGTATTTCCAAGGCAGCAAGATGTTTCCTCAGATCAACCCAATAGGTTTCCAGCTCCCCTGCCGACATACCTCGTATTCTTTCTTTCTGCAACCCGGTGGTATCGAGAAAGGTTTTGTTCGCCATGATAACAGTACCGTCACGGTCAAATAAAATCCCATACAGGGGCAGAACATCGAAGACCTTTAATGCGAATTGTAAATCCTGAGCCACTTTTTTTATATGATGAAAGAGGTATCCCGGCAACATCGGGTATTATCTATGGTTACAAATCAGGCGCGCAATAAACGGACTATTTCGCTGACCCGCTCCGCACTGCTTTTCCAGCTCACCGAGATCTCAATATCCGCCAAGCTACGGTAAAGGGGTAAGCGCTCATTAAAGAGCGCTTTAGCCTGTTGCAAATCCTTCAGTAAGGGACGTTTCTTTATTTTCTTTTTGGCATTGGGATGATTACAAATAGACTCATAGATATCTTCTACAGAAGAATGCAGGTACACCACCTTGCCTAATCTACTCAGATTTCTCACCTTGAAAAAGCCACCGCCCGTGGAGATAACCGTTCCTGTGACATGATACTCCAGCCAGTCTGCCACCTTCTGCTCCAAACGACGAAATTCCGGTTCTCCCTGCTTCGCAAAGATGGTTCGTATTTTCATATTGACCATACTTTCGATCAGGTCATCAGTATCCACGGTAAAACGACCGGTTTGCTCAGCAAGGGTCCGTGCAGTTTGCCCTTTACCGACCCCCATAAAACCGATCAAAATAATATTTTCAGCCATATTGATTCGTACGTACATCCCATTTTCGCACCAGGCAATAGAAAAAATCCCAGCATCAGGTGCCATTCATTTCATTATACAATAAATCTTCAGAAGAGATTGTAAAACCTAAATCTGTATCTGTAAAATATTTTTTATGACAAAACATATCCTTCTCTTCACTTTGGCGTTTAGAGTGAGGCCAAGCCGCTGCCCGCTAGCCAAGCCTGATATTTCCGCCCAAGCCTGGGCCAGCTATAAGGTTCCGTTAAACACCTTGCCTCCTTTTCAAGAAAAAAGCTTGGGGCAGAAAGAAATTTCTCAAGATGCTCTTTGAATTTTCCTTCTGGATAGCGATATTTTTCTG is drawn from Candidatus Electrothrix aestuarii and contains these coding sequences:
- a CDS encoding HD domain-containing phosphohydrolase, with product MRRQPNKPLVLVVDDVPENIQIALSHLKGLDLEFAYATSGEQALARIKKRLPDLILMDVMMPGMNGFETMQELRSMPETHATPVIFLTARSEPEDVAKGFELGGVDYITKPFHGIELRSRVRNHLELHSYRVSLEQKVLDRTRETTLLKDITILAMGELAEHRDANTGGHINRTRFFVKALAEVLFDMGKFSDILTEDYIVLLYKTAPLHDIGKVAIRDSILLKEGRLTAEEFAEMKKHTIYGEEVIDKLSKMAGEPMAFLECARDMVGSHHEKHDGSGYPRGLKGDDIPLAGRIMAVADVYDALRTIRSYKKALDHEEAMYIMATEEGRARHFDPDVYDAFLAVEQEFAHIAEKHSKGIK
- a CDS encoding histidine kinase dimerization/phospho-acceptor domain-containing protein; this encodes MLPGYLFHHIKKVAQDLQFALKVFDVLPLYGILFDRDGTVIMANKTFLDTTGLQKERIRGMSAGELETYWVDLRKHLAALEIHDTCTFRGQLIGENGDCFPVEHTLAHVVDGKREVIASISHKIEGRTLTEERREAEKEIEKANQRKRQFIANINHEIRTPMNAIVGYAEMLAESSLGEQQQRHVEIIKKNSAHLISIVNDIVELSKLETGKVRLLKSTVNLRVAIEQLHELFADQAKGKHLEFTYQVDPTLPEHYILDANHCRQILSNLISNAIKYTDAGSITLSVTGSKKRAAWHEISFRITDTGRGMSAQEQETLLELIAQQKETVTIHDGKCLGLTLSARLAQIMGGEVSLESVRGKGSTFSFTLLAAVTDEERVSEKRGEEPQCPQVKRKKHPVILVVDDMPEMSHLVKIYFTGTAIRVLEATNREKCLEHAFQQRPDLILMDLNLGGSDGREITQYLRNDPRTQHIPVIVMTGMMLENKLIKPLFDDFLGKPFHLRDLRRIVDKYIQVTPDTVCVADGKTKESVPDPNQIALFWNEELDELYREAEMSGSLDVASELGEMMQEQGQQVHSLALLEMGEKIQQAALHLDIQGVDHYLAVLETIARKER
- a CDS encoding shikimate kinase; protein product: MAPDAGIFSIAWCENGMYVRINMAENIILIGFMGVGKGQTARTLAEQTGRFTVDTDDLIESMVNMKIRTIFAKQGEPEFRRLEQKVADWLEYHVTGTVISTGGGFFKVRNLSRLGKVVYLHSSVEDIYESICNHPNAKKKIKKRPLLKDLQQAKALFNERLPLYRSLADIEISVSWKSSAERVSEIVRLLRA